The stretch of DNA TGCAAACGTTGAGAAGCTGCTCAAGAAGTACGGCTCCCTGGCTCCCCGGAGGTACAGGTACTCGGAGCTTAAGAAGATAACCAGCAATTTCAAGCACAAGCTCGGCGAAGGCGGCTACGGCGCAGTGTTCCTGGGCACTCTGGGTGATCGGCGGGCGGTCGCTGTCAAGTTCCTGCACCACTCCAGGCCCAACGGCGAGGATTTCCTCAACGAGGTGATCAGCATCGGCCGGACGTCCCATGTCAACATCGTCACCTTGCTTGGGTTCTGCCTCGAGGGCTCCAAGCGTGCCCTCGTCTATGAGCACATGCCGAACGGCTCCCTCGACAAGTACATCTACTCGTCACCGTCGTCCAAGCCGGAGTCCCCGGTGACAAGACTCGAGTGGGAGACGCTTCAGGAGATCGCGACGGGGGTGGCACGGGGGCTGGAGTACCTGCACGAAGGGTGCAACACGCGCATCATCCACTTCGACGTGAAGCCGCACAACGTGCTGCTGGATGAAGGGTTCCGGCCCAAGGTGGCCGACTTCGGCATGGCCAAGCTGTGCGACCCCACGGAGAGCATCCTGTCCATGGCCGACGCCAGGGGCACCGTGGGGTTCATCGCGCCGGAGGTCTTCTCCCGGGGGTTCGGGGTCGTGTCCGCCAAGTCCGACGTCTACAGCTACGGGATGCTGCTGCTGGAGATGGTCGGGGGCCGGAGCAACGTCAAGGCCTACGCCGCCGCCAAGGAAACCGACATGTTCTTCCCGCTCTGGATCTACGATCACCTgctcggcgacggcggcgtgctgGTCGCGCGACAGGACGGTGGAGGCGACGCCGAGGAGGAGACCATCGCGAGGAAAATGGCGTTGGTCGGGCTGTGGTGCATACAGACCGTTCCGGCGAACCGGCCGTCGATGGCCAAGGTGCTCGAGATGCTGGAGAGGAGCATCGACGAGCTGGCCATGCCGCCGAGGCCGTACCACCCTTCTTCTCCTTCCAATTCTCCTTCTCTGTCGCACTCACTGCCGTCGAGCTATCCATCTTCTGCATCGGGCTACACTCAAGGGTACGCATCTCAGTCGTAGCAAAGTCCCTACTTTTATAAGACGTTTTAGACAGCTGAAATTGAACTGTTTGGGCAGTTGTCTTAAATGTCTAAACTGTCTTACAAAAATAAATGGAGAGAATAGTACTTATTATAAAAAAAAGTTTCACTTCATGCTCTCTagatactccctcctttccggtttataagactcaattcaaaaatctcaccaaccaaggtagatgatgagtggtggaatattttttatagtttgcaaaagcacccaattaatgctcttgttttcctcaaaaaattatgtttacggatgcattaattgcaatgcatgcatgcataaagagCATGTattggtcagttttctcttaatacttgcatgcaatgatttaatgcaccttgaagtctgaacatgtgatggggaacaaccaaattaagccttataaaatggaaaaactaaaattttgagataagccctataaaccggaaaggagggagtacttaATTTCAAACAGAGCAAAAGTCAATACTACTGTATTAGGATGTTTGATCACTTATGAAAtttgatgaactataatatatgtTTCTTTCGACCAGATCAAGATCGTTTACAACAGAGAGCACAAAATAACTAAAAGTCTGTTGTACAGTCAGCAGAAAAAGAAGCAGGGATGTCCCGTGAGCAAAGTCAACGTTAGACGTTCGTAACCATTCTTGAGTTGTAGCCAAGAAGTTCTTAATTTGCATGCATGGAGGGGCGATGGACAACAGCAATACTACCCAGCGATGTCCGCATCTCCGTGCGTATTGCTACATATATAGATCCAATTATTATTGAAGCCCGAAGGAATATGTGATTTGTCCTTTAAATAGTTAATACCCCATATGTGAGAAATACATAGACAACTTAATCGTACTTAATGGTGGTGTACCAATTATAATCAACTAAATTATGAGAGATTTGTGTTTTTTCACCTTCTATATCATCATGTGGCTAAGGCCATGCACAAAAGGGCACATGTTTCATTAGCAAGCTCCTCGTGATGTCTGGTGCATCGTTTTTTTAGTACATTGTAGAGCATTTTTTATGAGGTTTGGGATTATCCTCATTACCCGTACTTAACCCAATAATCATGACTCAAGACCCTAATATGTCCACGTCCTTTATTTTCACATGGCATCACATTTGTGTTGCCGACGGTGGCCTCAGTGCCCACACAACGAAAACGCATTTTGAATGTGGCCAGTCAtctggcctctctctctctctctctctctctctctctcttggaATAAGATGAGAAATATGTTGTTTTTCCCCATGAAGATTTTCAGAGGTGTGCATCCATGGTTATCGATGTTTTCTTTCCTCTTAATCTGGTTTTAAtgggtgtttatttgcaattGGGATTGCCGCCAGTACGAATGAAATACGCGGGAGTTTTTCTTTTGTGGTGCTCCCTGGCACTTAGTTAGGGTTTATAACTTGGCACGGACTTGGGCTGATATTTGCTTGCGTGGACCATCAACATTGCAGTATGCCTGAAGATATATGTCCAAGCTTTGGATTCTAAAAATACATATGTAGAAGCTTTTGCATACGGATAGGTACCTACTGATGGAGTTCTTTTTTCAGTTTAACAGAAAACAGTTTTTTTCTAACAGAAAAAAACCGAATGTTAATTGGTTTTCAGATTTGGAAACTGAAAGAAGAACCTGAAAAAACCAAAGAAAATGCTTGATTTTTTCAGTTTTTGGTTTACGGTTTGGTTTTGCACAATATCACCACACGTGAGGCAGTTCCGCATATGCCTGCAATGAAAATAAAAGAAAGACGCAACCAGATGAAAAGAAAAAGACGCAACCATTAGTCGTCACATGCAGACACCAGTAACACAAGTGTGACATGCCCTGAAATTCTAGTATCATAAGTACAGACTTGGGGGAGCTTTGCCGGAGACGGGACATGCATTTGACCGGCACAAACCTCCACGTGGTCCTCCTTTCTTCACATGCATGGCCCTCCTCTACTCTCTCTTCGTCCAACTGGATTAATTTGTGAATAGTATTGGATGATTCTCTCCCACATAATGTTCACGGATCACATCATAGTCCTCTCTTCACATGCATGGCCCCCTCTACTCTCTTAGTCAGTGTTGGACATGCCCTTACTTGTCATACAGTGAATGAATATACATACAAACAGACCCTGCCACTTTTAAGTCATGAGGTGTATTTTGAGCGATATGTTGATGAGTTCCACCATGCAGATCATTAGAATGAAAGAGTTGTAAGAGTCGGAGGCTAGGTTGGAAGCAACATCCATCTTAGAGCTAGGCTCCATAAATGGATCTCCACATTGATAGATCCTGGCGAGTGCAGAGGGGTATCCTAACATGCAATTCAagcacacacgcacacacgcatacatgcattgcattgatacgtgcccccccccctctctcacGCACACACGCATCCTCACGAGTCGCGACTCTCCagtcctctcgcacccaccaTCTATCTGTAGgtagacgtcacacacatatatgctcttcacaccctactgTCTGAACTTAAAAAAAAGACGTCACACACCTTTTTTTTaactcacacgtcacacactaaTACTACTACTCTTGTGGCGAATGTTTTTTGGACGTAGTACATTGTACtatcacgaagagaagcggtgcacacACGCACTGTGTAACGTTGAATTATGTTCTATAAAGATTTATTGCAAATAGTCATGCTAATACACCCCATGATATGGCATTGTTATTGTTTTAGCAAACCTGCACTGATATTAGCTTAGTTACTTAACATCACAGTTTCCTTTATGGGAGCCTTGGAGTAGTATATGCACATTGTGCACCTGCACCTCTTGCCAACAATATCAGCCTCCAAATTGCATTCCTTGTCCTCAGGGCACGTAAGTATTCGTTGACAATCTTCCTGACAACCACCAATCAAATACCCACCAAACTTCTTCAGGTATTTGACCGTACAAGTTGGTTCCGTATCAGCATCTGCAAAATATTACCAACAAGAAGAAATACAAATCATGAAAAGAACAATTTTGTTGATTGGGTTGATGCAACATTCTTGGAGGAACTGATTAAACGTACTTGATGCTAGCACGAGAAAGGTGAGTGTTAGGAGTAGCGCCAAAGCTGCAATCTTCATCCTAACTTGTATGTGGCGTTGATAGGAAAGCGATACTACTTGTGAGCCTTGAGGAAGAGAAATTGAGAGGGCAATCCTTTTTATAGTAGGTTTGATATTAATGCTCATTATTGCAATACAAAAATAGCACGAAAGCAGAGGCTGGATAAGTTTTGTTGTAATAAAAGCAATTAAGTGGACTTTATGATAAGATATTTACTCACGCTTTCTAGCAGGGCAAGGAAATGAAATTATGAGATTGCATCTTTCACCAGACGTTTTCACATGAAAAAGATAAATAAAATAAGAGCATACAATGTATGGCTTTTCCAAGGGGTGATTGGCGATGAAGAAAGTCGCTCCTCGTGCTCACCCAATTTCCCACTCCATGAAACGAGGCACAATATTTCAGGAACGACCCaagtctcttggttgaagaaaaAGGAGAAACATCAAAAAACTGATGAAGGAAAAATACACCAGAAGGAATAAAAATTATCTTTTCTAGTACAAAGAGACATTAATTAAGATCACCACGAGCAGCATCAAGAAGAAGGGGAAGCAGTGTTCGACGAGAAAGAACTTCCTTGACGAAATGAGGCGGCGGTGGttccctgaagatggaataaggtcCTCTCCACCTAGCCTCGTCCCGACGGTGTGTACCATGATCAGTGGGCGTGTAGAGGTGTGTCTCCGGTGGATCTGTCTTTGGTGAATTTGCTTGATTCTGGTCGTAGTTCATCTACATTCTTTTATTTTCATGTTGGATCCTTTCGATCTACGCTACTCTTCATTGGCGGCGGTTGCTGTTCTGCTGTGATGGTCCTATGAGGTCTTACCATGACAACTTCTCAACTGTCTACTATATTAAATTTACCCGGCTCTGGCGAGGGAGGGGCAgtgacggcggcgcgccttcggcaagcttcagtgcttgtagtcgtcgctaggtggtcgaCGGATATCGATGCAATTTTTTATCATTTTTAGTGTTTGTTGTATTGCGAtgattgaaaatgaatagaaTGGAAGTTTTCTCACAAAAAATAAGAACTTCCCCGACACGGACAACGAGGCTGCACCACCACCGAGGGAGTGAATTGCAAAAAACATCGACACTGAAGGCTAGGGTTACAGAAACCACACTTCTATGGAATTATACCAAAAATCACCACTTCAGTGGCTTTGGCCATTTTGAGCGCAACTATGACATGTGGGCTTGCATGTGGGTCCAGCTAGACAGGGTGACATGCCAAAAATGAAGCCTATTACATCCAGATAAAATTTTGTTTTGCAAAAAGACCCCTGAAAAAAGCAATTGGGTCCTTGACACTGAAAAGAAAAGCAATTGGGACATCCGTCCCCACCAGTCCGGTGGGATTGCTCCGGTGCGCGGTCGGACCCGCCGCTGCTTGCGTCCGTGCTGCGACTGCTCGCGTATGCGGCCGCCTGCTCGCGCCCGTGCTGCGCCTGCTAGCGTCTGCCACTGCCTGCTCGTGTCCTTGGCCGCATGCTCGCGCCCATGCGTTGCCGCTGCCATGCGTCCGCTTGCTCCAATGCTCATCCGTCTATAGTGGGCAGCAACCGTAGGCGCACAGAGGAGATCCTCTACCCCATGCGTGTCTCGCCCTGGACCTGCCCGAGCAGCGCTGCTGACAAGCGGGGGCCGAGGTCGAGCCGCCATCGCGCTGTGCACAAGCCGACAAGTTTGCCCGGGGAGCAAGCCTCCCAATCACGAGCACGAACACCCAATGCCACACCCTGCGTCTGAGCCGCCCATACCATCTCCGGCCACCACGCCACAAGTGCCCACATAGCTTCGGTCTCTCCGGGGGTGAAGTTTGTTTCTTTTCGGAGGTGGCGTGGGGGTAGAGTTCAAGCGCGTCGGATCCTCCACCTTTATCTTCATTTTATTTGAAAAGATGACTCCTCTTAGGCTTCTTTACACTTTAGTCTTTGCTATTCTGTTTATTTTGCGATTCGTTAGGTCGTGCCACGTCACCCTATTCAACGGGTCTCACCTTTCATAAACAAGCTTAAATCGACCGAATCTGGCTACTAGTGTTATTTGCAAAAAATAGCCTCATAATTAGTTATTTTGGCACAGTTCCGTAGAAGTATGGTTTCTAGAAAAGTGAGATGTCATAATTGTGGCTTCACTGATGGCTGCAAAGCTGGCTGCGAGGAAGAACTAAAGCTAAGGGCACTCATTGGCGAGGCAAATTTGAGCAATTTGACCTGTGAACGAAATCAAATCACAGAATAAACTGCCCGTGAAACTATTTCACGTGACTGACCTTTTTGTGTGACGCCCGACATGAAGGCGCCACACTACATTGTGCAACACCTCACAGATAGGCGCTACACGCCTGGCCAGCGTTGCACCCCAGACTGCCTAAAAATTGCTAAGTCATTGTCAGAGCATAAGAGATAGGCGCTGCACTGTATGGTGTGGCGCCTAGCTCTCAGGCGCTGCACTACAAAATGAAGCAACCACTAGTGCAACGCCTAGAAACTAGGCGCTACACTGTATAGTGTGGCGCCTAGCTCTCAGGCGCTACACACTGACTTAGTAATTTTCGGATCACACGGGTGCGACGCTGGCCAGGCGTGTAGCGCCTATTTGTGAGGCGTTGCACAGTGTAGTGTGGCGCCTTCGTATCGGGCGTCACACAAAAAGGTCAGCCGCGTGAAATAGTTTCACAGGCAGTTCATTCTGTGATTTGATTTCGTCCATAGGTTAAATTTGTCAATTTCTTATTGGCGAGGAAAGTGATGATGGAAACATGATGTTGATGAGAACGATCCAAAGCCTAAGTGTACTGATGCTAGAGACATGAAAGTTCTAACACCAGGCAAAGACGTGGCGCCGAAACTCCACGACAAAATGCATGATGATGCAGTTACGCTAATAGAAGACGAAGACATGACGTTAGAAGACCACAACACGAGGCGGACCGGTGTAATCGCGTTCGAAAATCATAGCACACAGCCAGCTGAGTCGCTCGAGCAAGACGAGCGCAGCGAATTAACCTGTGGTTaagttggttaggtggacagtggtatccccaacccatcagggttcaaatcctggtgctcgcattattcctggatttatttcaggatttccggcgatacGCTTTCAATGGAAGGAGACGTTctcgtcgacgacgaggcgcctatgatgacttcgtaaatctcaagatgatatgccggctcagtcttttGGAGGTGCTCATACGGGTAGGGTGTGCGTATGTGCGTTCATAAAGGTCAATGTATGCgtgtgtatatgagcgcttgtgtctgtactgatgctcaaaaTAAAAGCAAGACGAGCGCAACACGACTGCAAAGCGCTCCAGTCAAGCAAGGAGTGCGTTTTTGTGTTAACATGCATGTATATGTGTTGTATTGATGTATATATACTAAACCCGCTGTATTATATATAGTTATTATACCTTCCCTAGATCTTAGGATCGCTAACCACTCTCCCGTTGTGGCCTGCGTGCCTCTTCTCACGGGAGACGTTGAGGCTCTCTCTCTATATTGTATGATTTTGTTCTTTGTTTCTATACTTATCAAAGTTTATGTTTCTTTCGAGTTAGTTGTGAGAGGACTTCGTAAGTTTCcattcaaaaaaaagatcaaataATATTTTGAATCGATGACATAATAAATGAAAATACAAGATTTTGAACAGGGCTTGCCCACGCGACACTGTAGAAAAAGATGAAGGGAAAGGAAAGGTGAGGAGAATAAAATGATGCAAGGGAGAGTTTTGAAAAACATAATAAGATTGCCTAGGAAGAAATAAGAGGGAGAGAATCAATTTGTCCAGGAATTGAAACCAGTCCTATCATATCCTACACACATTTTTTAATTCAAAAAATTATTTGATTATAATGCATTTTTTGACCCGTGGCAACGTACGTGCATTCAGCTAGTTCTATATAGCTGTTATACCTTCCCAAGATCTTAGGATCGCTAATCACTCTCCCGTTGTGGCCTGCGTGCCTCTTCCCACGGGAGACGTTGGGGCTCTCTCTCTATATTGTACCCTGTAACACTCTCTGAACATCAATACAACAACAGCATATTGAGCCACTCTACTTTTCAACTTGGTATCAGTTTTCCATGGCGTTTGAGGACATTTTCGGCGACCTCCCTGCTTCTGACGCtgccgcggccgccgccgcccagTCCTCTCCTCCTCCTGGCTCCTCTGCTCCTCTTTCCACCTCCACTCCCGCTGCCACTTCCGCTTTCTCCACCATGGTCATTCCCGTTGCTGATCCTTACCTCCTCAATTTCCATCAAGATCACATCTCAAACCACATCACCTTCAATCTAGATCCCTCCCAGAACAACTACATCAAGTGACACACGTTCTTCAACTGCGTTCTTCTTCAGCACCGTGTCCAGGACCACGTTCTCCACCCCCCCTGCCAAACCTGATCTCTCCTGGCTCGCCATCGACCACCGTCTTCTCCTCTGGATTCTCTTCACACTGGCAGACCCCCTACTCGAGCTCATCATGGGCGGCACCAGCGATGCCTACACCGCCTGGACTCGCATCCGGGACTACTTCCAGGCCAACCAGGGGGCCCAATACCTGCATCTCACCCGCCAGTTTCGCAACCTCAAGCAGGGCGACCTGACTGTCTGAAAGTACGCCCGGCGCCTCAAGGCGGTCGCTGACAGTCTCGCGGACACCGGCAACACCGTCAACGACCACGACCTCATGATGAAGCTCCTGCACAGCCTCGACGCCCGCTTCGACACCATCCGCATGATCCTCGGTGACATGGTTCCTCTGCCTCCCTTCGCCATCACTTGATCTCGCCTGGAGCTCACGGAGTACAACATCAACCTCCGCACGACCGAGGCCGGATCCGCGGCCCTCACCATCTCCGGCGGTCCCAGCTCCAACCCTGACCGTGGCGCTCGCGGTGATCGTGGCGACCGCTCTGATCGCGGTGATCACGCTCCCCCCACTGGCTGCGGCTCTGGTGGCACCCGTGACAACGGTGGTGGCGATCGTGGCCGTGGCCGTGGTCGCACCGGTGGGCGCGGCCGTGGTCGCTCGGATTCTGGTGGTCGCGGCTCCTCGTCCTCGTAGCAGTCGTCGTGGACCGGCTACTTCGCTCCCTTCGGCATGGCGTTGCCGGCTCCCTGCGCCGGCTGGATCCCTCCTAACGCCGCCGGCGTCCTCGGGCCTCGCCCGGGAGTTCACTCGCAGGCCTACCCCCTGATGTACTCAGGCCCGCAGCAGCCGGGTCCCTCGTCGCTCCCGCCCGGCGCCCCTGGCTGGGATCATGCCGCCCTGTTCCATCAGGCCTACAGCCAGCACGGCCTTCCCCAACAAAGCGCAGATTGGATCCTCGACTCCGGTGCTGCCACACACGTCACGGATAACGCAGGTAACCTCTCCTCGTTTCGTTCTTTTCCAAAGCATAATTCCTCTAGCATAATTGTCGGCAACGGTGATCACTTACCTATCAACGGCATCGGCTCCACCTCTCTCCCTCCCACAAATCTTTCTCTCCACGATGTAGTTGTTTGCCCTTCTATTGTTAAAGACCTTATCTCTGTTCGTAAACTCTCGTGTGATAACAATGTTGCTATTGAGTTTAACCCCTCCAGTTTTTCTATGAAGGCCCTTCCCACCAGGAGTCCCATCATGACGTCCACTAGCTCCGGTCCTCTCTACCCGTTTTATGGCAAGCACTCCCTTGGCGGCACCGCATTCTTCACCACTTCCTGTGATCTGTGGCACCAACGTCTTGGCCATCCGGGCAAGACATCATTAGCTTCTATTTCCCAAAAATTTCTTCTCGATTGTAATAATGCTG from Triticum urartu cultivar G1812 chromosome 3, Tu2.1, whole genome shotgun sequence encodes:
- the LOC125542470 gene encoding LEAF RUST 10 DISEASE-RESISTANCE LOCUS RECEPTOR-LIKE PROTEIN KINASE-like 2.1; protein product: MHLQALFSVLAATCLVLHQLTLPASAAVATCAPKACGNVTIQYPFWLTDAAQPAPCGPSAFQVDCRGGRASLARSFRGGYKLLRVSYADRAVVVANDNVQTDDAGCPVPKIDVSASLSLAPFSASTTNRQLLFLFNCTAPAATAGFVDVTCPGTAAVVRLDARYNTTEARAVAGGCDYAVVPVAGSLSPGASAGVEYPRLLREGYLLQWRASAGDCGACGASGGQCGYDSDAEAFACVCADGSSRPARCDGKKSSNKVILIASVSATACLILLVCLVMALKFHRQIRSMSFVSNIMDKNIKADNANVEKLLKKYGSLAPRRYRYSELKKITSNFKHKLGEGGYGAVFLGTLGDRRAVAVKFLHHSRPNGEDFLNEVISIGRTSHVNIVTLLGFCLEGSKRALVYEHMPNGSLDKYIYSSPSSKPESPVTRLEWETLQEIATGVARGLEYLHEGCNTRIIHFDVKPHNVLLDEGFRPKVADFGMAKLCDPTESILSMADARGTVGFIAPEVFSRGFGVVSAKSDVYSYGMLLLEMVGGRSNVKAYAAAKETDMFFPLWIYDHLLGDGGVLVARQDGGGDAEEETIARKMALVGLWCIQTVPANRPSMAKVLEMLERSIDELAMPPRPYHPSSPSNSPSLSHSLPSSYPSSASGYTQGSRSFTTESTK